In the genome of Myxococcales bacterium, one region contains:
- a CDS encoding putative metal-binding motif-containing protein gives MGGECRATCKDDADCDDNDVCTGKETCNPTTKTCQSGTPLSCDDKNDCTKNECDKTSGCQYSLIDQDGDGHAATSLGSCGDDCNDNDKTIYTGAAELCDSKDNNCDGKTDEIAPLWYPDCDKDTFPPGGATGVQGCTAPATAPPTCPGGGWTAKAPGPGATDCFDTNAAVHPMTTAESNAAWSTKPIPGATTAVDYDYNCDGNEEKRYTVGYVSTSATCTYQCSGVFCYCSGTAGYTGAVPACGAASTYTSCSLGVKFCTRSTPANKTPSGRCARHRRAPPGRTARRHG, from the coding sequence ATGGGCGGCGAGTGTCGTGCAACGTGCAAGGACGACGCCGACTGCGACGACAACGATGTCTGCACAGGCAAGGAGACGTGCAACCCGACGACCAAGACCTGCCAGTCCGGCACGCCACTCAGCTGCGACGACAAGAACGACTGCACCAAGAACGAGTGCGACAAGACCAGCGGCTGCCAGTACTCGCTGATCGACCAGGACGGCGACGGTCACGCCGCCACGAGCCTCGGTAGTTGTGGTGATGACTGCAACGACAACGACAAGACCATCTACACGGGCGCGGCTGAGCTGTGTGACAGCAAGGACAACAACTGCGACGGCAAGACGGACGAGATCGCGCCCCTCTGGTACCCGGATTGCGACAAAGACACCTTCCCCCCCGGAGGCGCGACGGGCGTCCAGGGCTGCACCGCCCCGGCGACCGCACCGCCGACCTGCCCCGGAGGCGGCTGGACGGCCAAGGCCCCCGGCCCCGGCGCCACGGACTGTTTCGACACCAACGCTGCGGTGCATCCCATGACGACGGCGGAGAGCAACGCGGCCTGGAGCACGAAACCCATTCCCGGTGCAACCACTGCGGTCGACTACGACTACAACTGCGACGGGAACGAGGAGAAACGCTACACCGTGGGGTACGTCTCCACGAGCGCGACCTGCACCTATCAGTGCAGTGGGGTGTTCTGCTACTGCTCGGGAACCGCCGGCTATACCGGCGCCGTTCCCGCGTGCGGAGCAGCCTCCACCTACACGAGTTGTAGCCTCGGGGTTAAGTTTTGCACGCGCTCGACGCCGGCCAACAAGACTCCAAGCGGGCGCTGCGCCCGGCATCGGCGGGCTCCCCCCGGCAGGACCGCACGGCGACACGGTTGA
- a CDS encoding GGDEF domain-containing protein: MRDDTRKTSAGGRREPSRVHRGDPDEVPTLTEALGNADADRPARDHPSLTLMSGDDTGKLVRIGDGELSVGRGADADLRLTEESVSLRHARFFRIDEQVYVQDLQSRNGTWVGGKRIESPLRLQDGDHVRIGSDSELMFNLKSAAEEEAAEQLYESAVRDPTSGAYNRRHFEHRFEAERALAQRRGYPFVLLLLDIDEFKAMNDAHGHVFGDVVLRIVTSNVQRLLRPEDTLVRFGGDEFVVFCRDMTLRNGLILAERIRMSVDRLPLSVRGNDVHVTVSVGVAAAGNDDAAWDSLLESADHALYAAKHAGRNLVSRAG, translated from the coding sequence ATGAGGGACGACACACGCAAGACTTCGGCCGGTGGCCGGCGCGAGCCATCGCGGGTGCACAGAGGTGATCCGGATGAAGTTCCCACGCTGACCGAAGCCCTTGGCAACGCCGACGCGGATCGTCCGGCACGGGACCACCCGTCGCTCACCCTCATGAGCGGAGACGACACAGGTAAGCTGGTCCGTATCGGCGACGGGGAGCTGAGCGTTGGCCGTGGCGCCGACGCGGACCTCCGGCTGACCGAAGAGTCGGTTTCGCTGCGGCATGCGAGGTTCTTCCGCATCGATGAGCAAGTCTATGTCCAGGACCTTCAGAGCCGGAATGGCACCTGGGTCGGCGGCAAGCGAATCGAGTCCCCGCTTCGGCTGCAGGACGGCGATCACGTCAGAATCGGGTCGGACAGCGAGCTCATGTTCAATCTCAAGTCGGCAGCCGAAGAAGAGGCAGCGGAACAGCTCTACGAGTCCGCGGTTCGAGATCCGACCAGCGGAGCCTACAATCGTCGCCACTTCGAGCATCGGTTTGAAGCGGAGCGCGCGCTGGCGCAGCGGCGCGGGTATCCCTTCGTGCTCTTATTGCTGGACATCGACGAATTCAAGGCGATGAACGACGCCCACGGGCACGTGTTCGGCGACGTGGTGTTGCGAATCGTGACCTCCAACGTACAGCGCCTGCTCAGACCGGAGGACACTCTGGTGCGCTTCGGTGGCGATGAGTTCGTCGTGTTCTGTCGCGACATGACCCTGCGGAACGGTCTGATCCTCGCCGAGCGCATCCGGATGAGCGTCGACCGGCTCCCGCTCTCCGTGCGCGGGAACGACGTGCATGTCACGGTTAGCGTGGGTGTTGCGGCGGCAGGAAACGACGATGCTGCCTGGGACTCCTTGCTCGAGTCCGCCGACCACGCCCTGTACGCCGCGAAACACGCGGGCCGCAACCTGGTTTCTCGCGCTGGGTGA